In Myxococcus guangdongensis, a single window of DNA contains:
- a CDS encoding ABC transporter ATP-binding protein, with amino-acid sequence MTSQTPAIEVTNLRKTYQRAFRRTGNIALRGMDLSVPQGSAFGLIGPNGAGKTTFIKSLLGIVQPTEGTVRVLGGTPEDARIRARIGYLPERLHLPGSWTPTAFLATVRQLKGLKPDAPGHLKLLERVGLADAVGRKIGGYSKGMRQRLGLAAALVGEPELLILDEPTDGIDPMGRMEVRRILQDEVRRGTTLFLNSHLLAETERVCDRVAILADGRVVREGRLDELVRGGSRWVARFAPGTSAEALALAGFTPARADGVYHVEAEDAAALNGALDRARAAGALLVELRRDGMDLESVLLGTMGAGAARAEVAA; translated from the coding sequence GTGACATCCCAGACGCCCGCCATCGAAGTGACGAACCTGCGCAAGACGTACCAGCGCGCCTTCCGCAGGACGGGGAACATCGCCCTCAGGGGCATGGACCTGTCGGTTCCCCAGGGGAGCGCCTTCGGGCTCATCGGCCCCAACGGCGCGGGGAAGACGACGTTCATCAAGAGCCTGCTCGGCATCGTCCAGCCCACCGAGGGCACCGTGCGCGTCCTGGGTGGCACGCCCGAGGACGCCCGCATCCGCGCGCGCATCGGCTACCTGCCCGAGCGCCTGCACCTGCCCGGCTCGTGGACGCCCACCGCGTTCCTCGCGACGGTGCGCCAGCTCAAGGGCCTGAAGCCGGACGCGCCGGGCCACCTGAAGCTGCTCGAGCGCGTGGGCCTGGCGGACGCCGTGGGACGGAAGATTGGTGGGTACTCCAAGGGAATGCGCCAGCGGTTGGGGCTGGCGGCGGCGCTCGTCGGGGAGCCGGAGCTGCTCATCCTGGACGAGCCCACGGACGGCATCGACCCGATGGGGCGCATGGAGGTGCGGCGCATCCTCCAGGACGAGGTGCGGCGGGGCACGACGCTCTTCCTGAACTCGCACCTGCTGGCGGAGACGGAGCGCGTCTGTGACAGGGTGGCCATCCTCGCGGACGGCCGCGTGGTGCGCGAAGGGCGGTTGGACGAATTGGTGCGCGGCGGCTCGCGGTGGGTGGCGCGCTTCGCGCCGGGCACGAGCGCCGAGGCGCTGGCGCTCGCGGGCTTCACCCCGGCGCGAGCGGACGGCGTGTACCACGTGGAGGCCGAGGACGCGGCGGCGCTCAACGGCGCGTTGGACCGGGCGCGGGCGGCGGGGGCGCTGCTGGTGGAGCTGCGGCGGGACGGGATGGACTTGGAGTCGGTGCTGCTGGGGACCATGGGCGCCGGCGCGGCGCGGGCGGAGGTGGCGGCATGA
- the hemB gene encoding porphobilinogen synthase produces MAHPVHRPRRLRRSPVLREMVRETRLDPGNFIYPLFVVEGRDVRRPIASMPGIFNLSLEHAVAEARLAKSLGVPSVILFGIPDHKDGQGTQGYARDGIVQRAIREIKAAEPDLQVIADVCLCEYTDHGHCGVLEDGHVVNDATLPLLAQMAVTCAQAGADIIAPSDMMDGRVGAIRKALDEVRLIDVPIMSYAVKYASGYYGPFREAAQSTPKSGDRRGYQMDPGNVREALKEAALDVEEGADMLMVKPALAYLDVIRAVRERFDLPLAAYNVSGEYAMLKAAGQNGWIDYERVMLETLTGIKRAGADLIITYHALEAAKLL; encoded by the coding sequence ATGGCCCATCCCGTCCATCGCCCCCGTCGCCTCCGTCGTTCGCCCGTCCTGCGCGAGATGGTGCGCGAGACGCGCCTCGACCCGGGGAACTTCATCTACCCCCTCTTCGTCGTGGAAGGCCGGGACGTGCGCCGTCCCATCGCGTCCATGCCGGGCATCTTCAACCTGTCGCTCGAGCACGCCGTGGCCGAGGCCCGCCTGGCGAAGTCCCTGGGCGTCCCCTCGGTCATCCTCTTCGGCATCCCCGACCACAAGGACGGCCAGGGCACCCAGGGCTACGCGCGCGACGGAATCGTCCAGCGCGCCATCCGCGAAATCAAGGCGGCCGAGCCCGACCTCCAGGTCATCGCCGACGTGTGCCTGTGCGAGTACACGGACCACGGCCACTGCGGGGTGCTGGAGGACGGCCACGTGGTCAACGACGCCACGCTGCCGCTGCTCGCGCAGATGGCCGTCACCTGCGCCCAGGCGGGCGCGGACATCATCGCGCCCTCGGACATGATGGACGGCCGCGTGGGCGCCATCCGCAAGGCGCTGGACGAGGTGCGCCTCATCGACGTCCCCATCATGTCCTACGCGGTGAAGTACGCCTCCGGCTACTACGGCCCCTTCCGCGAGGCCGCCCAGAGCACGCCCAAGTCCGGAGACCGCCGCGGCTACCAGATGGACCCGGGCAACGTGCGCGAGGCCCTCAAGGAGGCGGCGCTGGACGTGGAGGAGGGCGCCGACATGCTGATGGTGAAGCCCGCCCTGGCCTACCTGGACGTCATCCGCGCCGTGCGCGAGCGCTTCGACCTGCCGCTGGCCGCCTACAACGTCTCCGGCGAGTACGCCATGCTCAAGGCCGCCGGCCAGAATGGTTGGATTGACTACGAACGGGTGATGCTGGAGACGCTCACCGGAATCAAGCGCGCGGGCGCCGACCTCATCATCACCTACCACGCGCTGGAAGCCGCGAAGCTCCTGTAG
- a CDS encoding RDD family protein translates to MSAPRERVLMAASRGGGRALRLVVEDAAPGSPYPKASLWLRLGARVVDVAVAWGLYVVCGRAGSVVALLFLLLADGMIQGQSVGKRIFGVKVMHLPTRSAARHRDSTLRNAPLSLIVLLGMMPEPLGPVAAVAGLVVIGGIEAWRVVRDPLGWRLGDTWAQTQVVDGKVVAGATVAARDPVAHQRAPGRLMSAAKMRRGRSLKKRRGLPCASR, encoded by the coding sequence GTGAGTGCACCCCGAGAGCGCGTCCTGATGGCGGCCAGCCGTGGCGGTGGCCGTGCGCTGAGGCTCGTGGTGGAGGACGCCGCGCCAGGCTCTCCGTACCCGAAGGCGTCCTTGTGGCTGCGCCTGGGCGCGCGCGTGGTGGACGTGGCGGTGGCGTGGGGCCTGTATGTCGTGTGTGGACGCGCGGGCTCCGTCGTGGCGCTGCTGTTCCTCTTGCTCGCGGACGGGATGATTCAAGGCCAGAGCGTGGGCAAGCGCATCTTCGGCGTGAAGGTGATGCACCTGCCCACGCGCTCGGCGGCGCGCCACCGTGACAGCACGCTTCGCAACGCGCCGCTGTCGCTCATCGTCCTGTTGGGGATGATGCCGGAGCCGTTGGGGCCGGTGGCCGCGGTGGCGGGGCTGGTCGTCATCGGCGGCATCGAGGCGTGGCGCGTGGTGAGGGATCCGCTCGGCTGGCGGCTCGGCGATACCTGGGCGCAGACGCAGGTGGTGGACGGGAAGGTTGTGGCGGGCGCAACCGTTGCAGCCCGCGACCCGGTGGCGCATCAGCGCGCGCCGGGCAGACTCATGTCCGCGGCGAAGATGCGCCGCGGTCGCTCGCTCAAGAAGAGAAGGGGGCTACCGTGCGCATCGCGCTGA
- a CDS encoding D-alanine--D-alanine ligase family protein has protein sequence MRIALTHNLRLSDSEEEAEFDTQETVNALAAAIERLGHRLERFEVSGPASRTVARLEAYSPDLIFNTAEGRRGRFREAFYPALFDELGFPYTGSDAYALAVTLDKQLTKLVLSKQGIRTPGWQYVEKLSELTAENLRFPVIVKPNFEGSSKGITQDSIAETLDEVRAKVSIALEKYPAGVLVEEYIPGRDLTVPFLAAVDNDYDGVLTPVEYVVDPAVTAGRRYAIYDYELKTKKESAVSVLAPARIPARTAEDVRKMAQKIYQALDCRDLGRIDFRLSDAGVPYFLEINALPSLEPGAGIYASAELDGLHLDGVINSIIQSAARRYKIKDSSRRQGKPARKTGPLRVGFTYNVKRVKPSAHGEAVEDSEAEYDSPNTLQAIREAIASWGHEVIDLEATAELPTVLSSTPLDIVFNIAEGFKGRNRESQVPAMLELLDIPYTGSDPATLSIALDKALAKKIVRQAGILTPNFQLMATGKERLNKEFTSFPLIVKPVAEGSSKGVVTKSVCHSEAELREVVREIASKYQQPALIEEYIGGREFTVGLLGERRPRVLPPMEIVFLDKGEKNPVYSFQHKLDWTDRIRYDAPAKLEPALLEKLRTAARSSFMALGCRDVARIDFRMDDKGRIYFIECNPLPGLTPGWSDLVLIAQGAGMDYRALIGEIMAPAIRRYKEREARRAASEHPHPAAQPGLHKGPSLDEHPHAAPVVSSAPATAPTAGTSAPTNGSSTAPASTDGVPRIEAKA, from the coding sequence GTGCGCATCGCGCTGACCCACAATCTCAGGTTGTCTGATTCGGAAGAGGAAGCGGAGTTCGACACCCAGGAGACGGTCAACGCGCTGGCCGCGGCCATCGAGCGGCTGGGCCACCGGCTGGAGCGCTTCGAGGTCAGCGGTCCCGCCTCGCGCACCGTGGCGCGGCTGGAGGCGTACAGCCCCGACCTCATCTTCAACACCGCCGAGGGACGACGCGGCCGCTTCCGCGAGGCGTTCTATCCCGCGCTCTTCGACGAGCTGGGCTTCCCGTACACGGGCTCGGACGCGTACGCGCTGGCGGTGACGCTGGACAAGCAGCTCACCAAGCTCGTGTTGTCCAAGCAGGGCATCCGCACGCCGGGCTGGCAGTACGTGGAGAAGCTCAGCGAATTGACGGCGGAGAACCTGCGCTTCCCCGTCATCGTGAAGCCGAACTTCGAAGGCTCCTCCAAGGGCATCACCCAGGACTCCATCGCGGAGACGCTGGACGAGGTGCGCGCGAAGGTGTCCATCGCGCTGGAGAAGTATCCCGCCGGCGTGCTGGTGGAGGAGTACATCCCGGGCCGCGATTTGACGGTGCCGTTCCTGGCCGCGGTGGACAACGACTACGACGGCGTGCTCACGCCCGTGGAGTACGTGGTGGACCCGGCGGTGACGGCGGGTCGGCGCTACGCCATCTACGACTACGAGCTGAAGACGAAGAAGGAGAGCGCCGTCTCGGTGCTCGCGCCCGCGCGGATTCCCGCGCGCACCGCCGAGGACGTGCGGAAGATGGCGCAGAAGATCTACCAGGCGCTCGACTGCCGCGACCTGGGCCGCATCGACTTCCGCCTGAGCGACGCGGGCGTGCCGTACTTCCTGGAGATCAACGCGCTGCCCAGCCTGGAGCCGGGCGCGGGCATCTACGCCTCCGCGGAGCTGGACGGCCTGCACCTGGACGGGGTCATCAACTCCATCATCCAGAGCGCGGCCAGGCGCTACAAGATCAAGGACTCCTCCCGGCGCCAGGGCAAGCCCGCGCGCAAGACGGGCCCCTTGCGCGTCGGCTTCACGTACAACGTCAAGCGCGTCAAGCCGAGCGCCCACGGCGAGGCGGTGGAGGACAGCGAGGCCGAGTACGACTCGCCCAACACGCTGCAGGCCATCCGCGAGGCGATTGCGTCCTGGGGCCACGAGGTCATCGACCTGGAGGCCACCGCGGAGCTGCCCACGGTGCTGTCGAGCACGCCGCTCGACATCGTCTTCAACATCGCGGAGGGCTTCAAGGGCCGCAACCGCGAGAGCCAGGTGCCGGCCATGCTGGAGCTGCTGGACATCCCGTACACGGGAAGTGATCCGGCCACGCTCTCGATTGCCTTGGACAAGGCGCTGGCGAAGAAGATCGTCCGTCAGGCGGGCATCCTCACGCCCAACTTCCAGCTGATGGCCACGGGCAAGGAGCGGCTCAACAAGGAGTTCACCTCCTTCCCGCTCATCGTGAAGCCGGTGGCGGAGGGCAGCTCCAAGGGCGTCGTCACCAAGAGCGTCTGCCACAGCGAGGCGGAGCTGCGCGAGGTGGTGCGCGAAATCGCGAGCAAGTACCAGCAGCCCGCGCTCATCGAGGAGTACATCGGCGGGCGTGAGTTCACCGTGGGCCTGCTCGGCGAGCGGCGCCCGCGCGTGCTGCCGCCCATGGAGATCGTCTTCCTGGACAAGGGGGAGAAGAACCCCGTGTACAGCTTCCAGCACAAGCTGGATTGGACCGACCGCATCCGCTACGACGCGCCCGCCAAGCTGGAGCCCGCGCTGCTGGAGAAGCTGCGCACGGCGGCGCGCAGCTCGTTCATGGCGCTGGGGTGCCGCGACGTCGCGCGCATCGACTTCCGCATGGACGACAAGGGGCGCATCTACTTCATCGAGTGCAACCCGCTGCCCGGCCTCACGCCTGGGTGGAGTGACCTGGTGCTCATCGCGCAGGGCGCGGGCATGGACTACCGCGCGCTCATCGGTGAGATCATGGCTCCCGCCATCCGCCGCTACAAGGAGCGCGAGGCCCGCCGCGCCGCCAGCGAGCATCCGCATCCCGCCGCGCAGCCGGGGCTGCACAAGGGCCCCTCGTTGGACGAGCACCCGCACGCCGCGCCCGTCGTCTCGTCGGCTCCGGCCACCGCGCCGACGGCGGGGACCAGCGCTCCGACGAACGGCTCCAGCACGGCGCCCGCGTCGACGGATGGCGTGCCGCGCATCGAAGCCAAGGCCTGA
- a CDS encoding DmpA family aminopeptidase has translation MVHIPEYLGPRVRARELGLPLGRFKPGKYNAITDVEGVLVGHCTLIKGDGPLRPGHGPVRTGVTAIMPNMGNIFMERMTGGGFVLNGAGEVSGMTQLMEWGLIETPILLTNTMAVGAVSDGVARHLVERYPGIGDEHDVIIPVVGECDDSWLNDISGRHVREEHVFEAIRNAASGPVAEGNVGGGTGMVTCDFKGGIGTSSRKLPEVLGGYTLGVLVMSNFGKMHNLRVGGLPMGEVLAEKFKGAPKRGTTYGSIIAVVATDAPLLSHQINRLCKRVGLGIGRVGSYAAHGSGEIVVGFSTANIIPRRTQKMVYKLKLLLDQRLDPLYEAVMEATEEAILNAMCMATSMTGANGNHCPALPLDEVRRFLDAFKPIFASVKKRPQQSSAPASREKPTDEDREGEVTVSAARPTQVRGAEGIPYPTRPAPEVDEGASTAPETASGPPPEGSSSGSPSGSDS, from the coding sequence ATGGTGCACATCCCCGAGTATTTGGGACCGCGGGTTCGCGCCCGCGAGCTGGGACTTCCGTTGGGCCGGTTCAAGCCCGGCAAGTACAACGCCATCACCGACGTGGAGGGCGTGCTCGTCGGCCACTGCACGCTCATCAAGGGCGACGGCCCGCTGAGGCCGGGGCACGGCCCGGTGCGCACGGGCGTGACGGCCATCATGCCCAACATGGGCAACATCTTCATGGAGCGGATGACGGGCGGCGGCTTCGTGCTCAACGGCGCGGGCGAGGTCTCCGGCATGACGCAGCTCATGGAGTGGGGCCTCATCGAGACGCCCATCCTGCTCACCAACACCATGGCGGTGGGCGCGGTGTCCGACGGCGTGGCCCGCCACCTGGTGGAGCGCTACCCGGGCATCGGTGACGAGCACGACGTCATCATCCCCGTCGTCGGTGAGTGCGACGACTCGTGGCTCAACGACATCTCCGGCCGGCACGTGCGCGAGGAGCACGTCTTCGAGGCCATCCGCAACGCGGCGTCCGGCCCGGTGGCCGAAGGCAACGTGGGCGGCGGCACCGGCATGGTGACGTGCGACTTCAAGGGCGGCATCGGCACGTCCTCGCGCAAGCTCCCGGAGGTCCTGGGCGGCTACACGCTGGGCGTGCTGGTGATGTCCAACTTCGGGAAGATGCACAACCTGCGCGTGGGCGGCCTGCCCATGGGCGAGGTGCTGGCGGAGAAGTTCAAGGGCGCCCCCAAGCGCGGCACCACCTACGGCTCCATCATCGCCGTGGTCGCCACCGACGCGCCGCTCTTGAGCCATCAGATCAACCGCCTGTGCAAGCGCGTGGGCCTGGGCATCGGCCGGGTGGGCAGCTACGCGGCGCACGGCTCGGGCGAAATCGTGGTGGGCTTCTCCACCGCGAACATCATCCCGCGCCGCACGCAGAAGATGGTCTACAAGCTGAAGCTCCTGTTGGACCAGCGCCTGGACCCGCTCTACGAGGCGGTGATGGAGGCCACCGAGGAGGCCATCCTCAACGCCATGTGCATGGCCACCTCCATGACGGGCGCCAACGGCAACCACTGCCCGGCGCTCCCCCTGGACGAGGTCCGGCGCTTCCTGGACGCGTTCAAGCCCATCTTCGCCTCGGTGAAGAAGCGCCCCCAGCAGAGCAGCGCCCCCGCCTCCCGGGAGAAGCCCACGGACGAGGACCGGGAGGGGGAGGTGACTGTGTCGGCCGCCCGGCCCACCCAGGTCCGGGGGGCGGAGGGCATTCCCTACCCGACGCGCCCCGCTCCCGAGGTGGACGAGGGGGCGTCCACCGCCCCGGAAACCGCCTCCGGACCCCCTCCGGAGGGTTCCTCTTCCGGGAGCCCTTCAGGTTCTGATAGTTAA
- a CDS encoding AI-2E family transporter: MADSRRWSNYVFAALFALALILFSRILLPFLMPVLLGGFLVVLFMPVQDYLCQKLRGRKPLCAGLSTLTVFLLILAPLALVGWMVAREVFQFVGQAQDLLERVDLRHQFASSLPRGLSRYVRFDLESAQTERSLMAAVTGGAALLKDLVGAGTELVINMFLMTVAMYYFFLDGRRLVAEVTRLIPLDRRYFEAFSREFTDVAYAIVYGNTVTALIQGAVGFVGLLIAGVPHAGVWGAAMVLVALVPVGGTALVWGPIGVVFIAMGKVSEGVFLLAWGTFLVGTIDNVIRPRLCGSRMALHPLLVFLSMFGGLAVFGMMGLLVGPLIASIFMAMVRIYRRDFLGIGRAAYVAEATGSAPDATDEEGSEPESEGRRVSSPSVVGAPAHLNA, translated from the coding sequence GTGGCTGATTCGCGGCGGTGGTCGAACTACGTGTTCGCGGCGCTGTTTGCGCTGGCGTTGATTCTCTTCTCCAGGATTCTGTTGCCGTTCCTGATGCCGGTGTTGCTGGGCGGCTTCCTGGTCGTCCTGTTCATGCCGGTGCAGGACTACCTGTGTCAGAAGCTGCGGGGCCGCAAGCCCTTGTGCGCCGGGTTGTCCACCCTCACGGTATTCCTCCTCATCCTCGCGCCGCTGGCCCTCGTCGGGTGGATGGTGGCGCGTGAGGTGTTCCAGTTCGTCGGTCAGGCGCAGGACCTGCTCGAGCGGGTGGACCTGCGACACCAGTTCGCCTCCAGCCTGCCCCGCGGCCTGAGCCGCTACGTCCGCTTCGACCTGGAGAGCGCGCAGACCGAGCGCTCGCTGATGGCGGCGGTGACGGGCGGCGCGGCCCTGCTCAAGGACCTGGTGGGCGCGGGCACGGAGCTGGTCATCAACATGTTCCTGATGACGGTGGCCATGTACTACTTCTTCCTCGACGGCCGCCGGCTCGTCGCGGAGGTGACGCGGCTGATTCCGTTGGACCGCCGCTACTTCGAGGCCTTCTCGCGCGAGTTCACCGACGTCGCGTACGCCATCGTCTACGGCAACACCGTCACGGCGCTCATCCAGGGCGCGGTGGGCTTCGTGGGGTTGCTCATCGCCGGGGTGCCGCACGCCGGCGTGTGGGGCGCGGCCATGGTGCTGGTGGCGCTGGTGCCGGTGGGCGGGACGGCGCTGGTGTGGGGGCCCATCGGCGTGGTGTTCATCGCCATGGGCAAGGTGAGCGAGGGCGTCTTCCTGCTCGCGTGGGGCACCTTCCTGGTGGGGACCATCGACAACGTCATCCGTCCCCGGCTGTGTGGCTCGCGCATGGCGCTGCACCCGCTGCTCGTCTTCCTGTCCATGTTCGGCGGGCTGGCGGTGTTCGGGATGATGGGGCTGCTCGTGGGGCCGCTCATCGCGTCCATCTTCATGGCGATGGTGCGCATCTACCGTCGCGACTTCCTGGGCATCGGCCGCGCGGCCTACGTGGCGGAGGCCACCGGGTCGGCCCCGGACGCCACCGACGAGGAAGGGAGCGAGCCTGAGTCGGAGGGGCGGCGCGTGTCCTCTCCCTCGGTGGTGGGAGCCCCGGCGCACCTGAACGCCTGA
- a CDS encoding nucleotidyl transferase AbiEii/AbiGii toxin family protein, protein MSPLPFPLRASAAALRRLARTSQAADFILRGGMMMRLWSGPVPRSVEDLDFLAAFPFHEGDTVDRFVDLLGVDVADGFVFGAIRSEVIWAETPFPGVRIHVETCLPGAESPHLLRIDTGFGDPMNPPPAWFDYATDDGTTARVLACRPETLLAWKLHSLFERGKGRFRPKDLFDVYLLTRHAPLEPSLLPGALRLAFDSRGDSLDVMERLVSGELGQSPWSLEKWARYRASEPEGRPEQLSEVVTAVSVAIRPVWAAARALPPSRP, encoded by the coding sequence ATGAGCCCGCTGCCCTTCCCGCTCCGAGCCAGCGCCGCCGCGCTCCGTCGGCTCGCGCGCACGTCCCAGGCCGCCGACTTCATCCTGCGAGGCGGGATGATGATGCGGCTGTGGAGCGGCCCCGTCCCCCGCTCCGTGGAGGACCTGGACTTCCTCGCGGCCTTCCCGTTCCACGAAGGCGACACGGTGGACCGGTTCGTGGACCTGCTGGGCGTGGACGTCGCAGACGGCTTCGTCTTCGGCGCCATTCGCTCGGAGGTCATCTGGGCGGAGACACCGTTCCCCGGCGTGCGCATCCACGTGGAGACCTGTCTGCCCGGCGCGGAGTCCCCGCACCTGCTGCGCATCGACACCGGCTTCGGCGACCCGATGAATCCGCCGCCCGCCTGGTTCGATTACGCGACGGACGATGGCACCACCGCGCGCGTGCTCGCGTGTCGACCCGAGACGTTGCTCGCGTGGAAGCTCCACAGCCTCTTCGAGCGAGGCAAGGGACGCTTCCGCCCCAAGGACCTCTTCGACGTGTACCTGCTCACCCGTCACGCGCCGCTGGAGCCGTCGCTGTTGCCCGGAGCGCTGCGGCTCGCCTTCGATTCGCGCGGAGACTCGCTCGACGTGATGGAGCGACTGGTGTCCGGTGAGCTCGGACAGAGCCCGTGGAGCCTGGAGAAGTGGGCGCGCTACCGGGCCAGTGAACCGGAGGGGCGTCCGGAGCAACTCTCGGAGGTGGTGACGGCGGTGTCCGTCGCCATCCGTCCCGTGTGGGCCGCGGCGCGAGCGCTTCCACCCTCGCGACCCTGA
- a CDS encoding non-canonical purine NTP pyrophosphatase, whose product MSRAIFVTGNRYKADEVGRLLAGLDVSPKKLALPGFSDAELQGPSPLDLASIARRKVLAAHAVLGTPCFVETTALELDDGTCFTGARFKKELLERGMQDFLTEHGGRRGRTRVAVAFSEDGHPDRVRVFEDAIEGTLLTEPRGSGGFGWDNAWRPDGYQRTLAEMERNKFFLNMRHRPYLELSDLLRPASPGGAYEAHLTVSARSEEDLLRFRAFCDASSVKCIFIELGRGAEPFQPMTASYHHGTLRHALEEVRNMARALASDGFDVTRMKLEALGKNRDMPEDDAAALAQPSNYFEFHVKVLLPAQGADMETLQARCARHGAHLSRNARKVREDGASERFVTLRVHGLGKVKADARFTALLEDLAELGLPLTQRLREYTVYDSNHALDRGWLETST is encoded by the coding sequence ATGAGCCGGGCCATCTTCGTCACCGGGAACCGCTACAAGGCCGACGAGGTCGGCCGACTGCTGGCGGGACTCGACGTCTCGCCGAAGAAGCTCGCCCTGCCCGGCTTCTCCGACGCGGAGCTCCAGGGCCCCAGCCCGTTGGACCTCGCGAGCATCGCGAGGCGCAAGGTGCTCGCGGCCCACGCGGTGCTCGGCACGCCGTGCTTCGTGGAGACCACCGCCCTGGAGCTGGATGACGGCACCTGCTTCACCGGCGCGCGGTTCAAGAAGGAGCTGCTCGAGCGGGGGATGCAGGACTTCCTCACCGAGCACGGTGGTCGTCGTGGGCGCACGCGCGTGGCCGTGGCCTTCAGCGAGGACGGGCATCCGGACCGCGTCCGCGTCTTCGAGGACGCCATCGAGGGCACCCTGCTCACCGAGCCCCGTGGCAGCGGCGGCTTCGGCTGGGACAACGCGTGGCGGCCGGATGGCTACCAACGCACGCTCGCGGAGATGGAGCGCAACAAGTTCTTCCTCAACATGCGCCACCGGCCCTACCTGGAGCTGTCCGACCTGCTGCGCCCCGCGTCCCCGGGTGGCGCCTACGAGGCCCACCTCACCGTCTCCGCCCGCTCGGAGGAGGACCTGCTGCGCTTCCGCGCGTTCTGCGACGCGTCTTCCGTGAAGTGCATCTTCATCGAGCTGGGCCGAGGCGCGGAGCCCTTCCAACCCATGACGGCCTCGTACCACCACGGCACGCTCCGCCATGCGCTGGAGGAGGTCAGGAACATGGCGCGCGCGCTCGCCAGCGACGGCTTCGACGTGACGCGCATGAAGCTGGAAGCCCTGGGCAAGAACCGCGACATGCCCGAGGACGACGCCGCGGCGCTCGCCCAGCCATCCAACTACTTCGAGTTCCACGTGAAGGTCCTGCTCCCCGCGCAAGGCGCGGACATGGAGACCCTGCAGGCCCGCTGCGCGCGCCACGGTGCCCACCTGTCTCGCAATGCGCGCAAGGTGCGCGAGGACGGCGCCTCCGAGCGCTTCGTCACGCTCCGCGTCCACGGCCTGGGCAAGGTGAAGGCGGACGCGCGCTTCACTGCGCTGCTCGAGGACCTCGCGGAGCTGGGCCTGCCGCTGACGCAGCGGCTGCGCGAGTACACCGTCTACGACTCCAACCACGCGCTGGACCGGGGCTGGCTGGAGACCTCGACATGA
- a CDS encoding RNA ligase family protein, which translates to MVTPPDDSLRPLGRKAYGSIPHLPGSRTGPADHHLSIPLARVCTERLRDAKDRVIVLEKLDGSCVAAARLGEEVIALGREGRLAAHSPNEARQLWAKWVTLHAERFRAVLQPGEWLVGEWLALAHGTRYALPHEPFVVFDLMQQGQRLPWEQLTARVRAGDFVTPGLVHEGGPLDIDSAMGRLASGGFHGAEDSVEGAVWRLERQVGKGVRVELLTKYVRRDKVDGSLLPENTGRPAHWNWRPSAPSAREVLP; encoded by the coding sequence GTGGTGACACCACCCGACGATTCACTCCGCCCGCTGGGCCGTAAGGCCTACGGCTCGATTCCCCACCTGCCCGGCTCGCGCACCGGCCCCGCGGACCACCACCTGAGCATTCCGCTGGCGCGTGTCTGCACCGAGCGGCTTCGCGACGCGAAGGACCGCGTCATCGTCCTGGAGAAGCTGGACGGCTCGTGTGTCGCCGCCGCGAGGCTCGGAGAGGAAGTCATCGCGCTCGGTCGCGAGGGGCGTCTCGCCGCGCACTCCCCCAACGAGGCCCGGCAGCTGTGGGCTAAGTGGGTCACCCTCCATGCCGAGCGATTCAGGGCCGTGCTCCAACCCGGTGAGTGGCTGGTCGGCGAGTGGCTCGCCCTCGCGCATGGCACCCGCTACGCGCTGCCGCACGAGCCGTTCGTCGTGTTCGACCTGATGCAGCAAGGACAGCGCCTGCCGTGGGAGCAGCTCACCGCCCGAGTCCGCGCGGGCGACTTCGTCACGCCGGGGCTCGTCCACGAGGGGGGCCCGCTCGACATCGACTCGGCCATGGGGCGCCTCGCGTCCGGTGGTTTCCATGGGGCCGAGGACTCCGTGGAGGGCGCGGTGTGGCGCCTGGAGCGACAGGTCGGCAAGGGTGTCAGGGTGGAGCTGCTGACGAAGTATGTCCGTCGCGACAAGGTGGACGGGAGCCTCCTGCCCGAGAACACCGGGCGACCCGCCCACTGGAACTGGCGCCCGTCAGCGCCCTCTGCGCGGGAAGTGCTTCCATGA
- a CDS encoding Carotenogenesis protein CarS produces MNDPSLIVSTNVDGAPVRIGERVKVVSHSSDGTISAGFLGHTGVVVALVYDDPVAQYPADPLIQVRVDGLGEDLFFMDELVPEWASAPLPRPPREKKTERPVPSVWRVQ; encoded by the coding sequence ATGAACGACCCCTCTCTCATCGTGAGCACGAACGTGGACGGCGCGCCGGTGAGGATTGGCGAGCGCGTGAAGGTCGTCTCCCACTCGTCCGACGGCACCATCAGCGCCGGCTTCCTGGGCCACACCGGCGTCGTCGTGGCGCTCGTGTACGACGACCCCGTGGCCCAGTACCCCGCGGACCCGCTCATCCAGGTGCGCGTCGACGGACTGGGCGAGGACCTGTTCTTCATGGACGAGCTCGTCCCGGAGTGGGCCTCCGCGCCCCTGCCGCGCCCGCCTCGCGAGAAGAAGACCGAGCGCCCCGTCCCCTCCGTGTGGCGCGTGCAGTGA